Below is a window of Spelaeicoccus albus DNA.
AGGAAGCCGCGATTCGCGTCATTGCCGATCATGAGGGATCGGTGCAGATCATCAACCACAGCATGAGCGAGACGGACATCGAGTCGGCTCTTGCGTATGAGCACTGTGCGGTCGCCAGTGACGGGTCGCAGCTGGGCGCGGACGGAACCGGGGTGACGCATCCGCGGAGTTTCGGCACTTTCCCGCGAGTATTGTCGCGGTACGTGCGCGAGCGGGGCGTGTTGAACCTGCCCGAAGCCGTCCGTCGGATGACGTCGTTGCCGGCGTCGCGCATGCGCCTGGCCGGCAGGGGAACTCTCGGTGTCGGTGCCCACGCCGACGTCGTCGTCTTCGATGCCGGCACCGTCGCCGACCGGTCCACCTATGTCGATCCGTGGCAGCTCTCGGTCGGCGTGCGCGACGTGTTCATTGGTGGCCGGAAGGCCGTCGTCGGCGGCGAAGTGACATCGCTACGGGCCGGACGATTCGTGCGCGGCGGTTCGTAAAGGGCTTCTGCAAACTCGTGTGCGATCAATGCGTCCCGCACCCCCTCGAGTGGTGGCGAGTGGCTGCGAAATCGCCGATTTCGCAGCCGCTCACCACCACTCGAGGGCCGCTGCGTGGGTTTCTGTTCACAGAGTGGGACATGGCCTAACACGTGTTGCACGCCATACGCGGCCTCGGTAACGTAAAAAAGCGCCGAGCGTGTTTGATATTTGCCATATCCGCTCGTCTATAGGCTATTTGCCATCAGTTCAACCCGCGAAGGAGATGCACGGATTCGTGTCAAAAACACCGTCCCCCGTCAAAACACTGCGTGACGTTTGGATCCCGATGGAGGACGGATGCCGGCTGACGGCACGGATCTGGCTTCCCGACGACGCCGAGACCAACCCTGTTCCGGCCGTACTGGAATACATCCCGTACCGGCGCGGCGACGGCACGGCGGCCCGCGACGCCTCGATGCATCCGCACTTTGCCGCCGCCGGCTATGCAGCGGTACGAGTCGACATGCGCGGCTCCGGTGACTCGGACGGCGTCATGCTCGACGAATACGCCGCCATCGAACAGTCCGACGCGCTCGAAGTGCTCCGCTGGCTCGCGGCCCAGCCCTGGTGCACCGGCCGCGTCGGCATGCTCGGCAAATCCTGGGGCGGATTCAACGGACTGCAAGTCGCCGCCCTCGCGCCGCCCGAGCTGCAAGCGGTCGTGACGGTCTGCTCTACCGACGACAGGTACGCGGACGACGTCCACTACACCGGCGGCTCACTGCTCGCCTCCGAAATGCTTCCCTGGGCGTCCACGATGCTGGCGTGGAACGGCCGTCCGCACGACCCGGCCACGGTTGGTGACGACTGGGAAGAACGCTGGGTCGCCCGGCTTGACCAGACGCCACCGTACGACGAGATCTGGCTTCGTCATCAGCTGCGCGACGACTATTGGAAGCACGGCTCTACCGGTGAGGACCCTGCCTCGCTCACCGCGCCCGTGCTCGCCGTCGGCGGACTCGGTGACCCGTACCGCGGTGCCGTGTTCCGTCTGCTCGAAACGCTCGACGCGCCCGTGAAAGGTCTCATCGGCCCGTGGGCCCATAATTACCCGCATCAGGCGAGTCCCGGCCCGGGCGTCGACTTCGTCGGGGAGGCCCTGCGCTGGTTCGACAAGTATCTGAAGGACATCGACACCGGCGTGGCTGACGACCCCGACCTGCGCATCTTCGTGCCCGACGGCAATCATGCCGCAGGCAGCGACGTCGACCGCGCCGGACGTTGGGTCGGCGTCCCTGAATGGCCCGGCCCGGCTGTCGAGATGCAGAGCCTTCCGCTGGACGGCGGGGCGCCCGACAGCGACGGTATCGAAGCCGTGATGAGAAGCGACGCGCCGATCGGCAGCGCCGGCGGCTCGTGGCTGCGCTTCGGCGATCCGACCGGCGACCCGGTCGACCAGCGCGGCGACGACGCGCACTCGTACTCCACGACGTTTGCGCCGCTGGGCGCCGACCTCGACGTCCTCGGGGTGCCGGCCGTGCGTCTCCGCGTCTCCGCGGACAAGCCGGTCGCTCAGCTCGCCGTCCGGCTGTGCGACGTGCACGAGGACGGAACCTCCGAACTCGTCACCGCGGGCCTGCTGAATCTCACCCACGACGCCGCGCACGAGACTGCCACCGACCTCGAACCCGGTCAGCAGTACACCGTCGAGGTCCCGCTCGTCGCGACGGCGCACCGGTTCCTCGCCGGACACCGCGTTCGCGTCGCCGTGTCCGCCGCCTACTGGCCGTGGGCGTGGCCGTCGCCGGAGATCGTGCAGATCACTGTGCACTCGTCCGGCGACAATGCGCTTCAGCTGCCCACGCTCGACGGGGGACAGGTCACCACCCCGACGTTCGGGCCGATCCGCGAGGACCCGCAGACGAGCTACACCGTCGAATCCGACCGGTTCGAGCGCGACGTCACCCATGACCACGCGACAGGGCACGTCACGACCCGGATCCGCACCGACTCCGGACGGTTCACCGACCACGCCGACGGGCGCTACCTCGAAGGCTGGTCCGAGGACGTGTTCACCGCCGACCCTGCCGACCCGCTCAGCGCAGCCGTCGAATGCCGGCGCGAGGAAACCGTCGGCCGTGGGAACTGGGAGACCGTCGTGCGCACGCGCAGCCGCATGTCGGCCGATGCGCACGAATTCTTGCTCACCGACCACCTCGTCGCCGAGAAGAACGGCACCGAAGTATTCCAACGAACCTGGGAGCACCGCATCCCGCGCAATCATGTCTGAGGAACGGGACAAAGCGACTCGACTTCAGAAACCACCGGGCACGCCGGTGCTCTCTCGGCGCCAACTCGTGCGCGCCGCCGCTATCGGTGTGGCCGGGGCGGTGCCGCTGGCCGTCTCCGGCTGCGCGGGCGCGACAAGCACGAGCAAGCGCGGCGGGATGATCACGATCGGCACGAAAGAGTTCACCGAGGAATGGGTGCTCGGGGAGCTCTACGCGCAAGCGCTGGAAGCACGCGGATACCAAGTGCAGGTGAAGAACAACATCGGGTCGACCGAGATCATCGACCGGGCACTCAAGGCCGGCCGCATCGACGTCTATCCCGAGTACACCGGCGTCGTACTCCAGGTGCTCGCAAAACGCAGCAAGCTGCCCAAGACCGCGCACGAGACGTATCGGCAAGCCAAGGCGTTCGAAGAACGGCGCGGCATGACAATGCTGCAGCCGACCCCGTTCCAGAACAAGGACGCCGTCGCCGTCACCAAGGACTACGCAGAGAAGCACCACTTGAAAACGGTGGCGGACCTGCGCAAGCTCGGCACGATCTACTTCGGCGAGTACCCGGACAATATCGAGAGCAGTACCGGCTACTCGGGCC
It encodes the following:
- a CDS encoding CocE/NonD family hydrolase; translated protein: MSKTPSPVKTLRDVWIPMEDGCRLTARIWLPDDAETNPVPAVLEYIPYRRGDGTAARDASMHPHFAAAGYAAVRVDMRGSGDSDGVMLDEYAAIEQSDALEVLRWLAAQPWCTGRVGMLGKSWGGFNGLQVAALAPPELQAVVTVCSTDDRYADDVHYTGGSLLASEMLPWASTMLAWNGRPHDPATVGDDWEERWVARLDQTPPYDEIWLRHQLRDDYWKHGSTGEDPASLTAPVLAVGGLGDPYRGAVFRLLETLDAPVKGLIGPWAHNYPHQASPGPGVDFVGEALRWFDKYLKDIDTGVADDPDLRIFVPDGNHAAGSDVDRAGRWVGVPEWPGPAVEMQSLPLDGGAPDSDGIEAVMRSDAPIGSAGGSWLRFGDPTGDPVDQRGDDAHSYSTTFAPLGADLDVLGVPAVRLRVSADKPVAQLAVRLCDVHEDGTSELVTAGLLNLTHDAAHETATDLEPGQQYTVEVPLVATAHRFLAGHRVRVAVSAAYWPWAWPSPEIVQITVHSSGDNALQLPTLDGGQVTTPTFGPIREDPQTSYTVESDRFERDVTHDHATGHVTTRIRTDSGRFTDHADGRYLEGWSEDVFTADPADPLSAAVECRREETVGRGNWETVVRTRSRMSADAHEFLLTDHLVAEKNGTEVFQRTWEHRIPRNHV
- a CDS encoding glycine betaine ABC transporter substrate-binding protein, translated to MLSRRQLVRAAAIGVAGAVPLAVSGCAGATSTSKRGGMITIGTKEFTEEWVLGELYAQALEARGYQVQVKNNIGSTEIIDRALKAGRIDVYPEYTGVVLQVLAKRSKLPKTAHETYRQAKAFEERRGMTMLQPTPFQNKDAVAVTKDYAEKHHLKTVADLRKLGTIYFGEYPDNIESSTGYSGLVKTYHLPNVKVKSLNIGLQYKALEKGAIQAADVFTTDPQLARSNLVLLTEPKNLFGFQNVAPVVRKDVYHRHPAEVWHTLNAIDALLTVKAARAMNRAVAVNRLSPSQVAKKFLQVNQLL